One Rhodothermales bacterium DNA segment encodes these proteins:
- a CDS encoding SDR family oxidoreductase has protein sequence MDLGLMGRVALVSGASGGLGFATAEALAREGCRVAIGSRDRARIDEAAARLRAQGAEVLPLVCDVRDETQIARAVAAVAEAFGGLHILIANAGGPPAGYIDDFDANQWREALELNLLGTINLCRHALPHLRAAAAAPDPLARILMITSVSARQPIPNLYLSNTARAGVQGFAKSLSEELGPAGITVNTILPGYTQTDRLGELADAIQQRTGQTRDAIEASWAEANALKRLGTPQEFAAVAAFLVSKPAAYITGIGLAVDGGRIKHLF, from the coding sequence ATGGACCTGGGCTTGATGGGCAGGGTAGCGCTGGTCTCTGGCGCGAGCGGCGGACTCGGTTTCGCCACGGCGGAGGCGCTGGCGCGCGAGGGATGCCGGGTGGCGATCGGCTCCAGGGACCGCGCGCGCATCGACGAGGCAGCCGCCCGGTTGCGCGCGCAGGGCGCCGAGGTGCTCCCGCTGGTCTGCGACGTGCGGGACGAAACCCAGATCGCGCGCGCCGTCGCGGCGGTGGCCGAGGCGTTCGGGGGGCTCCACATCCTGATCGCCAACGCCGGCGGCCCGCCGGCCGGTTACATCGACGACTTCGACGCGAACCAGTGGCGCGAGGCGCTCGAACTCAATCTCCTCGGGACGATCAACCTGTGCCGGCATGCGCTGCCGCATCTGCGCGCGGCCGCCGCCGCGCCCGATCCGCTCGCCCGCATCCTGATGATCACTTCGGTGTCCGCCAGGCAGCCCATCCCGAACCTGTACCTCTCGAACACGGCGCGTGCCGGCGTGCAGGGCTTCGCGAAGAGCCTCTCGGAGGAGCTAGGTCCGGCCGGCATCACGGTCAACACGATCCTGCCGGGCTATACACAAACGGACCGACTGGGCGAACTGGCGGACGCCATCCAGCAGCGCACCGGGCAAACCCGGGATGCCATCGAAGCCTCCTGGGCCGAGGCCAACGCGCTGAAGCGGCTCGGCACGCCGCAGGAATTTGCCGCCGTCGCGGCATTTCTCGTTAGCAAGCCGGCGGCGTACATTACCGGCATCGGGCTGGCCGTCGACGGCGGCCGTATCAAACACCTTTTCTGA
- a CDS encoding RidA family protein, protein MSTPRSSIKTHQAPAAIGPYSQAILSGDTLYCSGQIAIDPESGAMITDSVENEAERVLENLGAVLKAANMSYHNVVRCTVYLTDMNDYALVNEVYARYFDEMAPAREAVCVTALPRGARVEISCVAVR, encoded by the coding sequence ATGTCTACCCCGCGTTCGAGCATCAAGACGCATCAGGCGCCCGCCGCCATCGGACCATACAGCCAGGCCATTCTGTCTGGCGATACCCTGTATTGCTCCGGGCAAATCGCGATCGATCCGGAAAGCGGCGCCATGATCACCGACTCCGTCGAGAATGAAGCGGAACGCGTGCTCGAAAACCTCGGCGCCGTGCTGAAGGCAGCCAACATGTCGTACCACAACGTCGTGCGGTGCACGGTGTATCTGACCGACATGAACGACTACGCGCTGGTCAACGAAGTGTATGCGCGGTATTTCGATGAGATGGCGCCGGCTCGCGAGGCCGTATGCGTTACCGCCCTGCCCCGCGGCGCGCGCGTCGAGATCTCCTGCGTGGCGGTGCGCTGA
- a CDS encoding adenine phosphoribosyltransferase: MPSLSALREAVRTVPDFPTPGILFRDITPILSDPHLLGRAVQLLAEPYASAGITKVAAMEARGFILGAALARELGAGFIPIRKKGKLPFDTHVAYYSLEYGSDALEVHVDACAPSDRVLIHDDVIATGGTALAAIELIEQAGGDVAGMSFLVELEALRGRDAFAQRRVPVQSLIIY; this comes from the coding sequence ATGCCTTCCCTCTCCGCACTGCGTGAGGCGGTGCGCACCGTACCGGACTTCCCGACGCCGGGCATCCTGTTTCGGGACATCACGCCGATCCTGTCCGACCCTCACCTTTTGGGCCGGGCCGTGCAGTTGCTCGCCGAGCCCTATGCGTCCGCCGGCATCACCAAAGTCGCTGCCATGGAGGCCCGCGGGTTCATCCTGGGCGCGGCCCTCGCCCGCGAACTGGGAGCCGGCTTCATTCCCATCCGTAAAAAGGGAAAACTCCCTTTCGACACCCACGTCGCCTACTACTCGCTGGAGTACGGATCCGACGCCCTGGAAGTCCATGTGGACGCCTGCGCACCGTCGGACCGCGTCCTGATCCACGATGACGTCATCGCCACGGGAGGCACGGCGCTCGCGGCGATCGAACTCATCGAGCAGGCCGGCGGGGACGTCGCAGGGATGTCGTTCCTGGTCGAACTCGAGGCCCTCAGAGGACGCGACGCGTTTGCGCAACGCCGCGTGCCCGTGCAAAGCCTCATCATCTACTGA
- a CDS encoding N-acetylmuramoyl-L-alanine amidase, translating into MFNRFHSTIRYTLALACLALAAMPVQADTVIRRVSFATRSDGQGMVIRLHTDQPISAYSEPRMSNEHALEIILFNAALAADYKLDNPFLPIRDVSVEERNGHLLFRFNIEDQVTVEAAAYPDNRTSDLLVGLSMLARHTEAVAADINTAGQPSSSARLGAAPEPSATPARSTNVNPSAANDTPIPVRPKSASMSGERWQLDTIVIDAGHGGHDPGASANGVREKDLNLAVALKLGRYLEELLHVNVVYTRTDDRFIELHERGKIANQAGAKLFISIHANAFPKKPQVRGTETYFLGMHKTDEARDVIERENSVVKLEDNQDHYVDFFQNSILRSLALSANMRMSEKLAAKVNQEFVERARRPSRGVKQAGFIVLWAASMPAILVEMGYVTNRFEAAYLNSEQGQDYLASAIYRAVRDYKAEYEKGLELATTR; encoded by the coding sequence ATGTTCAACCGATTCCATTCGACGATCCGCTATACCCTGGCGCTGGCTTGCCTGGCTCTTGCCGCCATGCCTGTCCAGGCCGACACCGTCATCCGCCGTGTTTCGTTCGCCACGCGGTCGGACGGGCAGGGCATGGTCATCCGTCTGCATACGGATCAGCCCATCAGCGCGTACAGCGAACCGCGCATGAGCAACGAGCACGCGCTCGAGATCATTCTCTTTAACGCGGCGCTGGCCGCGGATTACAAGCTGGACAACCCGTTTCTCCCGATCCGCGACGTGTCGGTAGAGGAGCGCAACGGTCACCTCCTGTTCCGTTTCAACATCGAGGATCAGGTCACGGTGGAGGCTGCCGCTTACCCGGACAACCGCACGAGCGACCTGCTGGTGGGGCTTTCCATGCTGGCCCGGCACACGGAAGCCGTCGCCGCCGACATCAATACGGCCGGCCAGCCGTCGTCCTCCGCCCGGCTGGGCGCGGCGCCGGAGCCGTCGGCGACCCCTGCCCGGTCCACGAACGTAAATCCTTCCGCGGCCAACGATACGCCGATCCCGGTGCGCCCGAAGTCGGCGTCCATGTCCGGTGAACGGTGGCAGCTGGACACCATCGTGATCGACGCCGGCCATGGTGGCCACGATCCCGGCGCCTCGGCGAACGGCGTGCGCGAAAAAGACCTCAACCTGGCCGTAGCGCTCAAGCTCGGGCGTTATCTGGAAGAATTGCTGCACGTGAACGTCGTCTATACCCGCACGGACGACCGGTTCATCGAACTTCATGAGCGCGGCAAGATCGCCAACCAGGCCGGAGCCAAGCTCTTTATCTCGATCCATGCGAATGCCTTCCCCAAAAAGCCGCAGGTGCGGGGGACCGAGACCTATTTCCTCGGGATGCACAAGACCGACGAAGCGCGGGATGTGATCGAGCGCGAAAACAGCGTGGTCAAGCTGGAAGACAACCAGGATCATTACGTCGACTTTTTCCAGAACAGCATCCTGCGGTCGCTGGCGCTGAGCGCGAACATGCGCATGAGCGAAAAGCTGGCGGCCAAGGTCAATCAGGAATTCGTCGAACGCGCCCGCCGGCCCAGCCGCGGCGTCAAACAGGCCGGCTTCATCGTCCTGTGGGCCGCCTCGATGCCGGCCATTCTCGTCGAGATGGGCTATGTGACGAACCGCTTCGAGGCCGCCTACCTCAACAGCGAGCAGGGCCAGGATTATCTGGCGAGCGCGATCTACCGCGCCGTGCGCGACTACAAGGCGGAATACGAAAAGGGTCTCGAACTCGCCACGACGCGCTGA
- a CDS encoding T9SS type A sorting domain-containing protein has translation MIQPGGAALEAFNIAAWNGSAWSALGEGLDDTVYALAIDADGGLVAGGAFGYNGPGQMVLNYVARWDGAAWNGMSVGMDADVLALAVASDGTLYAGGAFTAADGAANAAHLARWTGSAWEGLSADALIDNTVRTLAVDDAGMLYAGGDFTSVTNNLVAGYVVGWDGAQWVFLGGAQSNGVTGCCVTSLAVASDGAVIVGGSFEGANRPVGPPVAVAGLASYAGGAWEALASGIDGSPAAMAVNGADLYVGGAFRVAGGFASSHLGRWSVNVSYVSTEDGEPALPETHALSAVYPNPFNPTAHFSLNIRETQDVRVDVYDMLGRRIAQLYQGVMTGGVTHEFALEAGAWRSGTYLIRVTGAGFTDTRSVVLLK, from the coding sequence GTGATTCAACCCGGTGGCGCGGCGCTCGAAGCGTTCAACATCGCCGCGTGGAACGGCAGCGCGTGGTCGGCGCTCGGGGAGGGGCTCGATGATACCGTCTATGCGCTCGCCATCGATGCCGACGGCGGGCTCGTCGCGGGTGGCGCCTTCGGTTACAACGGGCCCGGACAGATGGTGCTCAATTACGTGGCCCGCTGGGACGGCGCGGCCTGGAACGGGATGAGTGTGGGGATGGATGCCGATGTGCTCGCCCTCGCCGTCGCGTCGGACGGGACGCTCTACGCCGGCGGCGCGTTCACGGCGGCGGATGGCGCGGCGAATGCGGCCCATCTGGCGCGGTGGACGGGCTCGGCCTGGGAAGGACTCTCGGCGGACGCCCTGATCGATAACACCGTACGCACGCTGGCCGTGGACGACGCCGGCATGCTGTACGCCGGCGGCGACTTTACGAGTGTGACCAACAACCTGGTGGCGGGGTATGTCGTCGGGTGGGACGGCGCCCAGTGGGTGTTTCTCGGCGGCGCGCAGAGCAACGGGGTGACCGGGTGCTGCGTGACGTCGCTTGCCGTGGCCTCGGACGGGGCGGTTATCGTCGGCGGTAGTTTCGAGGGGGCGAATCGCCCGGTGGGTCCGCCGGTCGCGGTGGCGGGGCTGGCCTCCTACGCCGGCGGCGCGTGGGAAGCGCTTGCGTCGGGCATCGACGGGTCGCCCGCGGCGATGGCCGTCAACGGCGCCGACCTCTACGTAGGCGGCGCGTTCAGGGTGGCCGGCGGGTTCGCCTCGTCGCATCTCGGGCGGTGGAGCGTAAACGTGTCGTATGTGTCGACGGAGGACGGGGAGCCGGCGCTGCCCGAAACCCACGCGCTTTCGGCCGTGTATCCGAACCCGTTTAACCCCACGGCCCACTTTTCGTTGAACATCCGGGAAACGCAGGATGTGCGGGTGGATGTATACGACATGCTCGGCCGGCGCATCGCGCAACTCTATCAGGGCGTGATGACGGGGGGCGTGACGCACGAGTTCGCGCTCGAGGCCGGCGCCTGGCGCAGCGGCACCTACCTGATCCGGGTTACCGGCGCGGGTTTTACGGATACACGGAGCGTCGTCCTGTTGAAGTGA
- a CDS encoding PLD nuclease N-terminal domain-containing protein, with product MSGKRAVLPAIFLSALTVLLAGCGGPNLFDHVRAFGHTGICWTIVVVLDVIALIEVAGSSRSTGDKLLWALIIVFFPLFGCVIYYLFARK from the coding sequence ATGTCTGGAAAACGAGCTGTACTTCCGGCGATCTTTCTGAGCGCGTTGACTGTCCTTCTGGCCGGCTGCGGCGGGCCGAACCTGTTCGACCATGTGCGCGCCTTCGGGCACACCGGCATCTGCTGGACGATCGTGGTCGTGCTCGATGTGATCGCCCTGATCGAAGTGGCCGGCAGCTCCCGTTCCACCGGCGACAAGCTGCTCTGGGCGCTGATCATCGTCTTCTTCCCCCTGTTTGGCTGCGTGATCTACTACCTCTTTGCGAGGAAATAG
- a CDS encoding DMT family protein, with amino-acid sequence MQPTLYTMLLLVCSNVFMTFAWYGHLKNLSHKPWIVAALVSWGIAFFEYMLQVPANRIGHEVMTVGQLKVLQEVITLTVFVPFSVLYLKEKLTMDYLWAGLCLLGAVYFLFRGKLGG; translated from the coding sequence ATGCAACCCACTCTGTACACCATGCTGCTGCTGGTTTGCAGCAACGTTTTTATGACTTTTGCCTGGTACGGGCACCTCAAAAACCTGTCGCACAAACCCTGGATCGTCGCAGCCCTCGTCAGCTGGGGCATCGCTTTTTTCGAATACATGCTCCAGGTGCCGGCGAACCGCATCGGCCATGAGGTCATGACCGTCGGGCAACTCAAAGTCCTCCAGGAAGTTATTACCCTCACCGTCTTCGTCCCGTTTTCCGTCCTGTACCTGAAGGAGAAGCTGACGATGGACTACCTCTGGGCCGGCCTCTGCCTCCTCGGGGCCGTGTACTTCCTGTTCAGAGGCAAGCTGGGAGGTTGA
- the dusB gene encoding tRNA dihydrouridine synthase DusB, with the protein MRIGSIEFGDRPLFLAPMEDVSDPPFRILCKRYGADMLYTEFISTGGLLYDAEDSRQKLDIYDEERPVGIQIFGGEVDQVREATRIVDDVGPDLIDINFGCPVKKVVCKDGGAGILRNLPKMQAITEAVVETATRPVTVKTRLGWSDDTIQIMDVARMLESTGVQALAVHARTRSQMYKGEARWEWLKRIKEESGITIPLIGNGDATTPEKIERMFQVTGVDAVMIGRGAIGNPWIFRDAKIYRETGETPPPPTWEERIQVVVEHLTLKCEWLGERKGVLEMRRMYGGYFKGFPDASRLRSLIMEKTAMAEVVDLLLHFAPGGEAPSRPIAVKPARLPAPVTAATPAS; encoded by the coding sequence ATGCGCATCGGATCGATTGAATTTGGCGACAGGCCGCTGTTTCTCGCGCCCATGGAGGACGTGAGCGATCCGCCGTTTCGCATCCTCTGCAAACGGTACGGGGCGGACATGCTGTACACGGAGTTCATCTCGACGGGCGGGCTGCTGTACGACGCGGAGGATTCCAGGCAGAAGCTGGACATCTACGACGAGGAGCGCCCGGTCGGCATCCAGATCTTCGGGGGCGAGGTGGATCAGGTACGGGAGGCTACGCGGATCGTCGACGACGTGGGGCCGGACCTGATCGATATCAATTTCGGATGCCCGGTGAAGAAGGTGGTGTGCAAGGACGGCGGCGCCGGCATCCTCCGCAACCTGCCCAAGATGCAGGCCATCACGGAAGCCGTCGTCGAAACCGCCACGCGGCCGGTGACGGTCAAGACCCGCCTCGGCTGGAGCGACGACACCATCCAGATCATGGATGTCGCCCGCATGCTCGAATCCACGGGCGTGCAGGCCCTCGCCGTGCATGCGCGGACGCGCTCCCAGATGTACAAGGGCGAAGCGCGCTGGGAGTGGCTCAAGCGCATCAAGGAGGAAAGCGGCATCACGATCCCCCTGATCGGCAACGGCGACGCCACGACGCCGGAGAAAATCGAGCGCATGTTCCAGGTCACCGGCGTCGACGCCGTCATGATCGGGCGCGGCGCCATCGGCAACCCGTGGATCTTCCGCGACGCCAAGATCTACCGGGAGACCGGCGAGACGCCGCCGCCTCCTACCTGGGAAGAACGGATCCAGGTCGTGGTCGAGCACCTGACGCTGAAATGCGAGTGGCTCGGCGAACGGAAAGGCGTGCTGGAGATGCGCCGGATGTACGGCGGCTACTTCAAAGGCTTCCCGGACGCCAGCCGGCTCCGAAGCCTCATCATGGAAAAGACCGCGATGGCGGAGGTGGTCGACCTGCTCCTCCACTTTGCCCCGGGCGGGGAAGCCCCCTCGCGTCCGATCGCGGTCAAGCCGGCGCGGCTGCCGGCGCCCGTGACCGCCGCTACGCCCGCCTCATGA
- a CDS encoding DUF445 family protein, with translation MTDPETAPSDATTPPLTPEALQEAGLPEVSSLPEVRDATRESARNLRTVLWKYIRRHLPERVEPPSEFPEPPRQSTGHASALLLLQLVPWLLTVLFGLSFFWDFNGMAATIAGVEFRFDGLLRILAVSGLIGFLTNWLAITMLFHPRRRRPLLGQGLIPAQRERVIYRLASTVSEELINADIIKKKIEESGIIGRYRDIAFDVTRGVIEDPEFRKELKGLTGTYIEQMVGSEEVRQKIVAFIIQKIEEYAGQGLGGIALKTYRFLGEQDFKRRIEEAVTQLPTSIDSALDQLDGLLDSIPEKIQARSEDIEEAVTKLVLTFVENLDVYSIVATNMQAYDERRLEDLMKRATNEQLNYIKYLGGVLGSIGGLVIWEPVAAMTVLGVLGALVVGLDQLLMRRA, from the coding sequence ATGACCGATCCTGAAACGGCCCCTTCCGACGCCACGACGCCCCCGCTGACCCCCGAGGCGCTGCAGGAGGCCGGCCTTCCCGAAGTGTCGTCGCTGCCCGAGGTGCGCGATGCCACGCGGGAGAGCGCCCGCAACCTCCGCACCGTCCTGTGGAAATACATCCGCCGGCATCTGCCCGAGCGCGTCGAGCCGCCTTCTGAATTTCCCGAGCCGCCCCGGCAATCGACGGGGCATGCGTCCGCCCTGCTGCTGCTCCAGCTCGTCCCCTGGCTGCTGACGGTCCTCTTTGGTCTCTCGTTTTTCTGGGATTTCAACGGCATGGCGGCGACGATCGCGGGCGTCGAGTTCCGGTTCGACGGCCTGCTCCGCATTCTCGCCGTCAGCGGCCTGATCGGGTTCCTGACGAACTGGCTGGCCATCACGATGCTATTCCATCCCCGCCGGCGGCGCCCGCTGCTCGGCCAGGGCCTCATCCCGGCCCAGCGGGAGCGGGTGATCTACCGCCTGGCCTCCACGGTGTCCGAGGAGCTGATCAACGCCGACATCATCAAAAAGAAGATCGAGGAGAGCGGGATCATCGGGCGGTACCGCGACATCGCGTTCGACGTGACGCGCGGCGTGATCGAGGACCCGGAGTTCCGGAAGGAGCTGAAGGGGCTCACGGGGACCTATATCGAGCAGATGGTGGGCTCGGAGGAGGTGCGGCAGAAGATCGTGGCGTTTATCATCCAGAAAATCGAGGAGTACGCCGGCCAGGGGCTGGGCGGGATCGCCCTCAAAACCTACCGGTTTCTGGGCGAGCAGGACTTCAAACGGCGGATCGAGGAGGCGGTGACGCAGCTCCCGACGTCGATCGACAGCGCCCTGGATCAGCTGGACGGCCTGCTGGATTCGATCCCGGAAAAGATCCAGGCCCGGTCGGAGGACATCGAGGAGGCGGTGACCAAGCTGGTGCTGACGTTTGTCGAGAACCTCGATGTCTACAGCATCGTGGCGACGAACATGCAGGCGTACGACGAGCGCCGGCTGGAGGATCTGATGAAGCGCGCGACGAACGAGCAGCTCAACTACATCAAGTACCTCGGCGGCGTGCTGGGCAGCATCGGCGGGCTGGTGATCTGGGAGCCGGTGGCGGCGATGACTGTGCTGGGCGTGCTCGGCGCGCTGGTCGTGGGGCTCGATCAGTTGCTCATGAGGCGGGCGTAG
- a CDS encoding HDIG domain-containing protein: MPTYDEALALFHRWTEGESLRRHAYAVEAAMGEYARLLGADETLWRMTGLLHDMDYEKHPSLEEHPFVGVGVLREQGYPEDMLQAILGHATYSGVARVTPLARALFAVDELAGFVTAVAYVRPEGLNGMTPKSVKKKLKDKAFAAAVSREDIQVGVEEMGVDLDTHIANVIRGMQADAARLGF, encoded by the coding sequence ATGCCTACCTACGACGAAGCCCTCGCACTCTTTCATCGCTGGACCGAAGGCGAGAGCCTCCGCCGGCACGCCTATGCCGTCGAAGCCGCCATGGGCGAATACGCCCGGCTGCTCGGCGCGGACGAAACGCTCTGGCGGATGACGGGGCTGCTGCACGACATGGACTACGAAAAACACCCGTCGCTGGAGGAGCATCCCTTTGTCGGCGTGGGCGTGCTGCGGGAGCAGGGGTACCCGGAAGACATGCTGCAGGCCATCCTGGGGCACGCGACCTATAGCGGCGTCGCCCGCGTGACGCCCCTGGCGCGCGCCCTGTTCGCGGTGGACGAACTCGCCGGCTTCGTGACGGCCGTCGCCTATGTGCGCCCCGAAGGACTCAACGGCATGACCCCCAAGTCCGTCAAGAAGAAGCTGAAGGACAAAGCCTTCGCCGCCGCCGTCAGCCGCGAGGACATCCAGGTCGGCGTGGAAGAAATGGGTGTCGATCTCGACACACACATCGCGAATGTGATCCGCGGGATGCAGGCCGACGCCGCCCGCCTTGGTTTTTGA
- a CDS encoding MlaD family protein produces MKYSNEFKVGASIVISVIVFILGTRFFDSIPLFRGTYDLYTTFEDARGMVNGNAVRINGVNVGSVQDVALDPATNLVNIRLRLDSKIQVPQGSYAEITGIDALSAVQLTIHPGPAGNPPMEPDSRMPSQPASDLVATMTARAPALVDRIDSVLVGLNATLGDTRGIIEPQSDLRLMLTSLRSSAETLNAMVTTERSRISRVLANVDTLSANLGDVAGSANDSLAIALGQLNSLLARMDRNMAQLEGTMASMDNIVGRIDRGEGTLGLMINDPSLYNNLDSTVQSMNALLIDLKKNPVRYMKALRLVDVF; encoded by the coding sequence GTGAAATATTCGAACGAATTCAAGGTCGGCGCCTCGATCGTCATCAGCGTGATCGTCTTTATCCTCGGCACGCGCTTCTTCGACAGCATTCCGTTGTTTCGGGGGACGTACGATCTGTACACGACGTTTGAGGACGCCCGAGGCATGGTGAACGGCAACGCCGTGCGCATCAACGGCGTCAACGTGGGCAGCGTGCAGGACGTCGCGCTCGACCCGGCGACCAACCTGGTGAACATCCGCCTCCGGCTGGATTCCAAGATCCAGGTGCCGCAGGGTTCGTACGCCGAAATCACCGGCATCGACGCGCTCTCCGCCGTGCAGCTCACCATCCACCCCGGGCCGGCGGGCAACCCGCCGATGGAGCCGGACAGCAGGATGCCGAGCCAGCCGGCGTCCGATCTCGTCGCGACGATGACGGCGCGCGCGCCCGCACTGGTCGACCGGATCGACAGCGTGCTCGTCGGCCTCAACGCCACCCTGGGCGACACACGCGGCATCATCGAGCCGCAGAGCGACCTGCGGCTGATGCTCACCTCGCTGCGCAGCAGCGCCGAAACGCTGAATGCGATGGTCACGACCGAGCGGTCGCGCATCTCGCGCGTCCTCGCGAACGTGGATACGCTCTCCGCCAACCTGGGCGACGTCGCCGGCAGCGCCAACGACTCGCTCGCCATCGCGCTGGGCCAGCTCAACAGCCTCCTCGCCCGGATGGACCGCAACATGGCGCAACTCGAAGGCACCATGGCCAGCATGGACAACATCGTGGGGCGCATCGACCGCGGCGAGGGCACCCTCGGCCTGATGATCAACGATCCGTCCCTGTACAACAACCTGGATTCGACGGTCCAGAGCATGAACGCGCTGCTCATCGACCTGAAGAAGAATCCGGTCCGCTACATGAAGGCACTCCGCCTCGTGGATGTGTTTTGA
- a CDS encoding ABC transporter ATP-binding protein has translation MIEAKQLYKSFNDRPVLQDVNIQIQEGETFAIIGRSGSGKSVLMKHLIGLLKPDRGEILIDGVDINQLSYRELRKVRRQFGVLFQGGALFDSMTSFENVAFPLVTFTDKKPAEIDRIVHECLEMVELKDVGAKMPAELSGGMKKRVALARAIALRPKYIFYDEPNTGLDPETSNTIDELISGLSDRLNVTSIVVTHDMHSVLSIADRAAFIHKGSIRWVGTVQELHRSTDEVLLDFVKAHEYQIGVPAPPVQANSPSYR, from the coding sequence ATGATCGAAGCGAAACAGCTCTACAAGAGTTTCAACGACCGCCCCGTGCTCCAGGATGTCAATATCCAGATCCAGGAAGGGGAGACGTTTGCGATCATCGGCCGTTCGGGGTCGGGCAAGAGCGTGTTGATGAAGCATCTCATCGGACTCCTCAAGCCGGATCGGGGCGAGATCCTGATCGACGGAGTGGATATCAACCAGCTCAGCTACCGCGAGCTGCGGAAGGTCCGCCGGCAGTTCGGCGTGCTCTTCCAGGGCGGGGCGTTGTTCGATTCGATGACCTCCTTCGAAAACGTCGCCTTTCCGCTGGTGACGTTTACCGACAAGAAGCCGGCGGAGATCGATCGGATCGTGCACGAATGCCTGGAGATGGTCGAACTCAAGGATGTGGGCGCCAAGATGCCGGCGGAGCTGTCCGGCGGGATGAAAAAACGCGTGGCGCTCGCCCGCGCCATCGCGCTGCGCCCGAAATACATCTTCTACGACGAACCGAATACCGGGCTCGACCCGGAGACGTCGAACACGATCGACGAGCTGATCAGCGGCTTGTCCGACCGGCTCAACGTGACCAGCATCGTCGTCACGCACGACATGCACTCGGTGCTCAGCATCGCGGACCGGGCCGCGTTCATCCACAAGGGGTCGATCCGGTGGGTCGGCACCGTGCAGGAGCTGCACCGGAGCACCGACGAGGTCCTGCTCGATTTTGTGAAAGCACATGAATATCAGATCGGCGTCCCCGCGCCGCCGGTCCAGGCCAATTCTCCATCCTACCGTTGA
- a CDS encoding ABC transporter permease — protein sequence MSVLKLYMLDPVRALGRYSLLMTHAFGSLNEFYTYRKNLLDQMVKIGIESLPITALAAAFSGAVTTVQTAYQLVSPLFPKSIIGSIVAPSMILELGAVVTGFILTGRVGARIAAELGTMRVTEQIDALEAMGLNSIGYLIIPRVLAGVLMFPVLYIAAVLVGIGGGVIVAHMGGWVPAGEFIDGAREFFNPFDPVFGVIKSLVFGFVITSISCYKGYYTDGGAEGVGRSTTEAAVTSCVYILLADLVLAMTLL from the coding sequence ATGTCGGTCTTAAAGCTCTACATGCTCGATCCTGTTCGTGCACTGGGGCGATACAGTTTGCTCATGACCCATGCGTTCGGGTCGCTGAATGAGTTTTACACGTACCGGAAAAACCTCCTCGACCAGATGGTCAAGATCGGCATCGAATCGCTGCCGATCACGGCCCTGGCGGCGGCCTTTTCCGGCGCGGTGACGACCGTGCAGACGGCGTATCAGCTGGTCTCGCCCCTCTTTCCCAAGTCGATCATCGGATCGATCGTCGCGCCGTCGATGATTCTGGAGCTGGGCGCCGTGGTGACGGGGTTTATCCTGACCGGTCGCGTCGGCGCGCGCATCGCGGCGGAACTGGGGACGATGCGGGTGACGGAACAGATCGACGCCCTCGAGGCCATGGGGCTCAACTCGATCGGTTATCTCATCATTCCGCGTGTGCTCGCCGGCGTGTTGATGTTTCCGGTGTTGTACATTGCGGCGGTCCTGGTGGGGATCGGAGGCGGCGTGATCGTGGCGCATATGGGCGGCTGGGTGCCGGCCGGCGAGTTTATCGACGGCGCGCGCGAGTTCTTCAACCCGTTCGATCCGGTCTTCGGCGTCATCAAGTCGCTGGTCTTCGGCTTCGTCATCACGTCGATCTCCTGCTACAAGGGGTACTATACCGACGGCGGCGCCGAAGGCGTGGGGCGCAGCACGACCGAGGCCGCGGTAACCAGCTGCGTGTATATCCTGCTGGCCGATCTCGTCCTCGCCATGACTCTGCTCTAG